A window of Fodinibius salinus contains these coding sequences:
- the ychF gene encoding redox-regulated ATPase YchF, which yields MSLRCGIVGLPNVGKSTLFNALSDAGADSANFPFCTIDPNIGVVPVPDERLDRLYDIVGSDEKIPTSVEFVDIAGLVKGASEGKGKGNAFLSHIREVDLIVHVVRCFDDENVVHVEGDVNPTRDVHIIEDELILKDLESVEKRLESLQKEAKSGEKETLKKLEIVEQLQEHLANGNAARTFDADEEEQKAYRELFLLSDKPVLYACNVSEDDINSGNEWVEEVQQIADRFDDEVVTFCAKIEEEIAELEEEEKQAFLEEMDVESGGLQRLIRAAYKELGLITYFTTGPKETRAWTVRRGAKAPEAAGVIHSDFEHGFIRAETVSFETYEELGSEKAVKNAGEMRQEGKDYVVQDGDVMLFRFNV from the coding sequence ATGAGTTTACGTTGTGGAATTGTAGGACTTCCTAATGTTGGTAAGTCCACTTTATTTAATGCACTTAGTGATGCAGGCGCTGATTCTGCGAATTTCCCTTTTTGTACTATCGATCCCAATATTGGAGTCGTACCCGTACCTGATGAACGGCTCGACCGTTTGTATGACATTGTGGGTTCTGATGAAAAAATTCCTACAAGTGTAGAATTTGTTGATATCGCCGGACTGGTAAAGGGAGCCTCCGAAGGTAAAGGAAAGGGCAATGCTTTCTTGTCACACATTCGTGAAGTTGATCTGATTGTCCACGTAGTACGCTGCTTTGATGATGAAAATGTAGTACATGTGGAAGGGGACGTAAACCCTACCCGAGATGTTCACATTATTGAAGATGAACTAATCCTGAAGGACCTTGAATCCGTTGAGAAAAGACTCGAAAGCCTTCAAAAAGAAGCAAAAAGTGGAGAAAAAGAGACACTTAAAAAGCTGGAAATTGTAGAACAGCTGCAGGAACATCTCGCAAATGGTAACGCCGCCCGTACTTTTGATGCGGATGAAGAAGAACAAAAAGCATATCGTGAGCTTTTTCTATTGTCTGACAAACCCGTGCTGTATGCATGCAATGTTTCAGAAGACGATATTAATTCGGGTAATGAATGGGTGGAGGAGGTTCAGCAAATTGCCGACCGTTTTGATGACGAAGTAGTTACCTTTTGCGCCAAAATTGAAGAAGAAATTGCGGAACTGGAAGAAGAGGAAAAACAAGCCTTTTTGGAAGAAATGGATGTTGAAAGTGGCGGCCTGCAGAGACTTATCAGGGCGGCATATAAAGAGCTGGGGCTTATTACTTATTTTACTACTGGCCCAAAGGAGACTCGGGCATGGACGGTTCGTAGAGGCGCAAAGGCTCCCGAGGCAGCAGGAGTCATACATAGCGATTTTGAGCACGGTTTTATACGCGCTGAGACGGTAAGTTTTGAAACCTATGAAGAGTTGGGATCAGAAAAAGCAGTCAAAAATGCCGGGGAAATGCGTCAAGAGGGGAAAGACTATGTAGTGCAAGATGGTGATGTGATGCTCTTCCGATTTAATGTATAA
- a CDS encoding metallophosphoesterase family protein — protein MSKQKFIAIGDIHGCYKSVKSLLEKLAPYEDRQIIFIGDYIDRGPDSKKVIDLLLDFQEQANCVFLRGNHEQMLLDAYEKDKRSLWMMNGGRTTLDSYGIQETIKPLPDQHYRFYEETEMYYNTDDYFFVHAGLSPAKTISESLQDPKEMKEFLWERSHLNAIENPWEKTVVFGHTPRPHPLVRDNMIGIDTGCVYDRMGYGKLTAVKLPEVEFIDQVCLDQ, from the coding sequence GTGAGTAAACAAAAATTTATAGCCATTGGTGACATCCACGGTTGTTATAAGTCCGTTAAATCGTTATTGGAGAAGTTAGCTCCTTATGAAGATCGTCAAATCATTTTTATCGGGGATTATATTGATCGTGGACCCGATTCCAAGAAGGTGATAGACTTGCTTCTTGATTTTCAAGAACAGGCTAACTGTGTGTTCCTGAGAGGTAATCATGAGCAAATGTTGCTGGATGCCTATGAAAAAGATAAAAGGTCGCTATGGATGATGAATGGCGGCCGCACTACACTTGATTCGTATGGAATTCAAGAGACTATTAAGCCTCTTCCTGATCAGCATTATCGCTTTTATGAAGAAACGGAGATGTACTACAATACTGATGATTACTTTTTTGTACACGCCGGACTTTCACCCGCAAAAACTATTTCCGAAAGCCTTCAAGATCCCAAAGAAATGAAGGAATTTCTCTGGGAACGTTCACATTTGAATGCTATTGAAAACCCTTGGGAAAAAACGGTAGTCTTTGGACATACGCCCAGGCCGCATCCGCTGGTTCGAGATAATATGATCGGTATAGATACCGGTTGTGTGTATGATCGAATGGGTTATGGGAAATTAACTGCCGTAAAGCTTCCCGAAGTGGAGTTTATAGATCAGGTGTGCCTAGACCAATAA
- the nusB gene encoding transcription antitermination factor NusB: MAQRRQAREAVLQALYADEFGNGKWKNIIQSVIKPRITDDKKTFKFAERLFLKAVNNKPDVDEIIKSHINNWRIERLNAIDRQVIRMAITEFLFFEQIPTKVSMNEAIELAKKYSTKKSSNFVNGILDSALKQLNEDGRIVKKGRGLIETSLNK, from the coding sequence ATGGCTCAGCGCAGACAGGCAAGGGAAGCAGTATTGCAAGCTCTTTATGCCGACGAATTCGGCAATGGAAAGTGGAAAAATATTATACAATCGGTTATCAAACCTAGAATTACGGACGATAAGAAAACCTTTAAGTTCGCTGAACGACTGTTTCTTAAGGCCGTGAATAACAAACCTGATGTGGATGAGATAATAAAATCTCATATCAATAATTGGCGTATTGAGCGTTTAAATGCCATAGATCGGCAGGTAATACGAATGGCCATTACCGAATTTCTCTTTTTTGAACAAATTCCTACTAAGGTATCAATGAATGAGGCCATTGAACTAGCAAAAAAGTATTCCACAAAGAAATCAAGTAACTTTGTGAATGGAATTTTAGATTCTGCTCTTAAGCAATTAAATGAAGATGGGCGAATCGTTAAGAAAGGACGCGGCCTCATAGAAACTTCTCTCAATAAATAG
- the phoU gene encoding phosphate signaling complex protein PhoU yields MSQHLDTEIKLLKDNILELMFLVKNQLEKGKKALDNFDEELAHEIMANEKRVDSLELTIDRDCENLLALHNPVAVDLRFVMAAFKINSDLERVGDHANSIAKYIIDFGGSIDEKTVETMRLEEMYKTSVQMMTNAFNAFITEDTELARRVFKLDRTLNEINREVSEVTSELIKKDVKETKNYLYLFSIIRKLERVGDLTKNIAEELIFYIEAKVLKHQKMKSKNNSDSGEEEE; encoded by the coding sequence ATGTCACAACACCTAGATACCGAAATTAAGCTGTTAAAAGATAACATCCTGGAACTGATGTTTTTGGTTAAAAATCAGCTTGAAAAAGGAAAGAAAGCACTTGATAATTTTGACGAGGAACTGGCCCACGAGATTATGGCCAACGAAAAGCGGGTTGACAGTCTGGAACTCACTATCGATCGCGACTGTGAAAATCTGTTGGCCTTGCATAACCCTGTAGCCGTTGACCTGCGGTTTGTGATGGCTGCCTTTAAAATTAACTCTGATCTTGAACGAGTAGGGGATCATGCAAACAGTATCGCAAAATACATCATTGATTTTGGGGGCAGTATCGATGAGAAAACCGTTGAGACAATGCGTTTGGAGGAAATGTACAAAACATCTGTCCAAATGATGACCAATGCTTTTAATGCGTTTATTACCGAAGATACTGAGCTGGCACGCCGGGTGTTCAAACTTGACCGTACCCTAAATGAAATAAACCGAGAAGTCTCAGAGGTTACCTCGGAATTGATCAAGAAGGATGTAAAAGAGACAAAGAACTACCTTTACCTGTTTTCAATTATCCGTAAGTTAGAACGGGTTGGGGATCTCACGAAGAATATTGCCGAAGAACTTATTTTTTATATCGAAGCAAAGGTGCTAAAACATCAGAAGATGAAGTCAAAAAATAATTCAGATTCTGGTGAAGAAGAGGAGTAG
- the pstB gene encoding phosphate ABC transporter ATP-binding protein PstB yields the protein MEAESQSPKATNVETKPKLHSDDQEYKLRAENIDVFYDDFQAIKNVSLNIVGNSITAFIGPSGCGKSTFLRLFNRMNDYIDGFSMNGDIYMEGKDIYDPSIKVEELRKTVGMVFQKPNPFPKSIYENVAYGLRIQGISDEDYIEERVVESLKQATLFEEIKDNLDKQATALSGGQQQRLCIARALAVKPSVLLMDEPTSALDPISSGKIEDLVHELKSDYTIVIVTHNMQQAGRVSDNTAFLYMGSLIEYGDTQKIFTNPEKDRTQNYITGRFG from the coding sequence ATGGAAGCAGAGTCACAGAGTCCTAAAGCGACGAATGTGGAAACAAAGCCTAAGCTGCATTCTGATGATCAGGAATATAAGCTCCGGGCAGAAAATATTGATGTATTTTACGATGATTTCCAAGCCATAAAAAATGTCAGCCTAAATATTGTAGGCAACTCGATTACGGCTTTTATTGGTCCATCCGGTTGCGGAAAATCAACTTTTTTGCGCCTTTTTAACCGGATGAATGATTACATTGATGGATTTAGTATGAATGGAGATATCTATATGGAGGGCAAAGATATTTATGATCCATCTATAAAGGTTGAAGAGCTTCGCAAAACAGTTGGAATGGTATTTCAAAAACCTAATCCGTTTCCAAAATCCATTTATGAAAATGTTGCCTACGGACTTCGTATTCAAGGTATAAGCGATGAAGATTATATCGAAGAGCGTGTTGTTGAATCGTTAAAGCAAGCTACCTTATTTGAAGAGATTAAAGACAACTTGGATAAACAGGCAACAGCCCTTTCCGGAGGGCAACAGCAACGGCTATGTATAGCTCGCGCTTTGGCAGTAAAGCCATCAGTATTACTTATGGATGAGCCTACCTCGGCACTCGATCCCATTTCATCGGGTAAAATTGAGGATTTGGTTCATGAGCTTAAATCAGATTATACAATTGTCATCGTTACGCATAATATGCAGCAGGCCGGGCGGGTAAGTGATAATACCGCCTTTTTATACATGGGATCGCTTATTGAGTACGGTGACACACAGAAAATTTTTACTAATCCTGAAAAAGACCGCACACAAAATTACATTACAGGGCGGTTTGGCTAA
- the pstA gene encoding phosphate ABC transporter permease PstA codes for MNSTESSRLKDKAFRYIGMGTTIACVLILAIFIGFILYQGINRLGWDFLMALPSRFADQSGIYTAWIGTLWVLGLTTLISFPLGVGAGIYLEEYGKDTWLNSFLEINIANLAGVPSVIYGLLGLEAFVRIMKMGNSILAGSLTLALLILPIIIVSTRESIRAVPSSIRDASNALGATKWQTIWNQILPASFGGILTGVILALSRAVGETAPLIVVGALAYVPFAPQGPLDEFTVLPIQIFNWVTRPQHEFVINAAAAIIVLLVITFAMNGIAVYLRNRWQSKMNW; via the coding sequence ATGAATAGTACCGAATCAAGCAGGCTAAAAGACAAAGCATTTCGGTATATAGGGATGGGTACAACCATTGCCTGTGTATTAATTTTAGCTATTTTTATCGGATTTATTCTTTACCAGGGAATAAATCGATTGGGATGGGATTTTTTGATGGCTCTTCCGTCTCGCTTTGCTGATCAATCTGGTATTTATACTGCCTGGATTGGCACGCTCTGGGTGTTGGGCTTGACAACTCTTATTTCTTTTCCGCTTGGCGTGGGTGCCGGTATCTATCTTGAGGAATATGGGAAAGATACGTGGTTGAATAGTTTTTTAGAGATCAACATTGCAAACCTGGCCGGAGTGCCATCTGTAATTTATGGATTGTTGGGGCTTGAGGCATTTGTGCGCATCATGAAAATGGGAAACAGTATATTAGCGGGATCACTGACCCTCGCACTATTAATTCTACCAATTATTATTGTTTCTACACGAGAGTCCATCCGCGCGGTTCCCAGTTCTATTCGTGATGCATCTAATGCATTGGGAGCCACAAAATGGCAAACAATATGGAACCAGATATTACCGGCTTCGTTTGGTGGAATACTTACAGGTGTTATATTGGCTTTGTCTCGAGCAGTAGGAGAGACGGCACCGCTTATTGTTGTAGGGGCGCTTGCATATGTACCATTCGCTCCGCAGGGACCACTGGATGAATTTACAGTGCTCCCCATCCAAATATTTAACTGGGTTACACGTCCCCAGCATGAGTTTGTTATTAATGCTGCAGCAGCAATTATTGTACTATTAGTAATTACATTTGCCATGAATGGCATTGCAGTTTATTTGCGCAATCGCTGGCAAAGCAAAATGAATTGGTAA
- the pstC gene encoding phosphate ABC transporter permease subunit PstC, with product MKVKEKIIEKILAACALITVLTTVGIILILTIEAVSFFQEVSIIEFLTSTEWTPLFTQKSYGILPLLAGTALTTMIAIAVALPIGLIIAVYLNEYARESVRKVLKPLLEILAVVPTVVYGFFALMIVTPFLKTFIPGLSGFNALSPGIVMGIMIIPFVSSLSEDALSSVPDSLRQASFGMGSTKFQTAFRVMVPAASSGIIVSAILAISRAVGETMIVAIAAGHQPRFTLDPTVPIETITAYIVQISMGDVPHGSTAYQTIFAAGITLFVFTFILNNISYWIKSRYQQKYE from the coding sequence ATGAAGGTAAAAGAAAAAATTATTGAAAAGATACTGGCGGCCTGTGCACTTATTACCGTGCTTACGACCGTCGGTATTATTTTGATATTAACCATTGAGGCTGTCAGCTTCTTTCAGGAAGTTTCCATTATTGAGTTTCTTACGTCTACCGAGTGGACACCACTTTTTACCCAAAAAAGCTATGGCATTTTGCCATTGTTGGCCGGAACTGCCTTAACAACGATGATCGCCATTGCCGTGGCTTTGCCGATAGGATTAATCATCGCCGTATATCTTAATGAATATGCGCGCGAATCGGTTCGCAAGGTTTTAAAGCCACTACTTGAAATTTTAGCTGTTGTGCCAACGGTAGTCTATGGTTTCTTTGCTCTGATGATTGTGACGCCTTTTCTAAAAACTTTTATCCCTGGTCTATCTGGCTTCAATGCTCTTTCGCCGGGAATTGTAATGGGAATAATGATTATTCCGTTTGTTTCTTCGCTTAGTGAAGATGCATTGAGTTCTGTTCCCGACTCACTCCGACAGGCGTCGTTTGGCATGGGATCTACAAAATTCCAGACGGCTTTTCGGGTAATGGTTCCGGCTGCTTCTTCGGGGATTATCGTGTCAGCAATTTTAGCAATTTCGCGGGCAGTGGGCGAAACAATGATTGTGGCTATTGCGGCCGGACATCAGCCTCGCTTTACGCTCGATCCTACTGTACCTATAGAAACGATTACGGCCTATATTGTACAGATAAGTATGGGAGATGTGCCGCATGGATCCACTGCTTATCAAACAATTTTTGCAGCAGGTATAACCCTGTTTGTTTTTACTTTTATACTGAATAACATCAGCTATTGGATTAAATCAAGGTATCAGCAAAAATATGAATAG
- a CDS encoding PstS family phosphate ABC transporter substrate-binding protein translates to MNIINKAFAFLLILSGFLFTSCGPSGPSKEIKIDGSSTVYPITEAVAEEYRSEAPNTRVTVGFSGTGGGFKKFLRGETDINDASRAISASETETAKENGIDYVRLSVAFDGLAVVANPENDWVDYLTVEELKKIWRPSSQGKVTHWSDVREEWPDKELHLFGPGVASGTYDYFTEAIVGESGSSRGDFTASEDDNVLVQGVSTDQSALGFFGLAFYEENMDKLKLVPIENENGKKVKPSMKTVSNDTYSPLSRPLFIYVNKEAAKRKPVQDFVNFYLSNAGKLAKQIGYVPMPDSAYQAQKEKFKAFYSQSDTTTAE, encoded by the coding sequence ATGAATATAATAAACAAAGCCTTTGCGTTTTTATTGATTCTCAGTGGATTTTTATTCACTTCTTGTGGTCCATCAGGACCTTCTAAAGAGATTAAAATTGATGGGTCCAGCACGGTTTATCCGATAACGGAAGCCGTTGCCGAAGAATATCGTAGTGAAGCTCCCAACACACGAGTAACCGTTGGATTTTCAGGGACCGGTGGTGGATTTAAAAAATTCTTGCGGGGCGAAACAGATATTAATGATGCATCAAGAGCAATAAGTGCCAGTGAAACTGAAACAGCCAAAGAAAACGGTATTGATTACGTTAGGCTTTCCGTTGCTTTTGATGGGTTGGCCGTTGTTGCTAATCCTGAAAATGATTGGGTTGATTATCTGACAGTCGAGGAACTGAAAAAAATATGGCGTCCTTCTTCACAGGGGAAAGTCACCCATTGGAGTGACGTTAGAGAAGAGTGGCCTGATAAAGAACTACATTTGTTTGGTCCCGGTGTAGCATCTGGTACTTATGATTATTTTACTGAGGCCATTGTGGGTGAGAGCGGATCTAGTCGAGGAGATTTTACCGCTAGTGAGGATGATAACGTACTTGTACAGGGAGTAAGTACTGATCAAAGTGCATTAGGTTTCTTTGGGCTCGCATTCTATGAAGAAAATATGGATAAGCTCAAACTTGTACCTATTGAAAATGAGAACGGCAAAAAGGTAAAACCCAGTATGAAAACGGTATCCAACGATACCTACTCTCCGTTGTCTCGTCCTTTGTTTATTTATGTAAACAAAGAAGCCGCAAAGCGTAAACCAGTACAAGATTTTGTAAACTTTTATCTTAGCAATGCCGGCAAGCTTGCAAAGCAGATTGGTTATGTCCCCATGCCTGATTCTGCTTACCAGGCACAAAAAGAAAAATTCAAAGCTTTCTATTCTCAATCTGATACTACTACAGCCGAATAA
- a CDS encoding NYN domain-containing protein, with translation MDTNKTQKLAVLIDADNAQPAIVEGLLAEIAKYGTANVKRIYGDWTSTKLRGWKEHLLQHSIQPIQQFGYTTGKNATDSAMIIDAMDLLYTHNFDGFCLVSSDSDFTKLAARIRESGLIVYGFGEQKTPDPFVAACDKFIYTEVLRSEEASVDESFNRMSTNELKQDTKLVKLVRNAIEASSDESGWAHLGQVGSYIAKQSPEFDPRNYGYKKLGELVDAIQLFEIEERSTGEGQSKAIYVKDGRK, from the coding sequence ATGGATACAAATAAAACACAAAAGTTAGCAGTTCTCATTGATGCGGATAATGCCCAACCGGCTATTGTTGAAGGACTGTTGGCAGAAATTGCAAAATACGGTACCGCTAATGTAAAACGTATCTACGGCGACTGGACATCCACAAAACTGCGTGGATGGAAAGAACACCTACTACAGCATTCCATACAGCCTATTCAACAATTCGGGTACACCACTGGTAAAAACGCTACCGACAGCGCTATGATTATTGATGCTATGGATCTGCTTTATACTCACAATTTTGACGGCTTTTGCCTGGTTTCGAGCGACAGTGATTTCACAAAGCTGGCTGCTCGCATTCGCGAATCGGGACTTATCGTCTATGGATTTGGGGAACAAAAAACTCCAGATCCATTTGTAGCAGCTTGTGATAAATTTATCTACACAGAGGTATTGCGCAGTGAAGAAGCGTCCGTTGACGAGTCTTTTAATCGTATGAGCACCAATGAATTAAAACAGGATACCAAGCTGGTAAAACTCGTTCGCAATGCTATTGAAGCTTCTTCTGATGAAAGCGGATGGGCTCACCTGGGACAAGTAGGCAGTTATATTGCTAAACAATCCCCGGAATTTGATCCTCGGAATTACGGCTATAAGAAACTGGGAGAACTCGTTGATGCAATACAACTTTTCGAAATTGAAGAACGCTCTACCGGAGAAGGACAATCGAAGGCTATTTACGTTAAAGACGGACGTAAATAG
- a CDS encoding cell division protein FtsX — protein sequence MSLKYVFKEGFYSFQRAKLASFTSIFSLFIAILLLGVLARISYNAYEVGQTLKKSIDVEVFLLDLDQRTKDQLESKLVDNNLIEQVNYISKDSAAAIFEKEFGSGGSSLADLKFLPASFRLDINPDTKITTVDSLVSEIKDYRGVDDVRFNQQLLQLLENRFRTVALVGGGLALLILLTALVLVFNTIRLTIYAKRGLIKAMKLVGATNSFIRRPFVVEGVIQGFIAGIAAVGVTYVTFQYLLPVYIPQFGVLEWPYGRWYYLCGAMVLLAIIMGFWGSQWAARRFIKKTSISE from the coding sequence ATGAGCTTAAAATATGTCTTTAAAGAAGGGTTTTATAGTTTTCAACGAGCTAAACTGGCTTCATTTACCTCCATCTTTTCGCTCTTTATCGCTATTCTTTTACTGGGGGTTTTAGCACGGATCTCATACAACGCCTACGAAGTGGGGCAGACCTTAAAAAAAAGTATTGATGTAGAAGTATTTTTACTTGATCTGGATCAGCGAACAAAAGACCAGCTCGAAAGTAAACTGGTTGATAATAATCTTATTGAGCAAGTAAACTATATATCCAAAGACAGTGCGGCTGCCATTTTTGAGAAGGAGTTTGGGTCGGGGGGGAGCTCACTGGCTGATCTAAAATTTCTGCCTGCCTCTTTCCGGTTAGATATAAATCCTGATACAAAAATTACAACGGTTGATTCATTGGTTTCGGAGATCAAGGATTACCGTGGGGTAGATGATGTACGATTCAACCAGCAGCTCTTACAGCTGTTGGAAAACAGGTTTCGTACCGTTGCTTTGGTAGGCGGTGGATTGGCACTGTTAATTTTACTTACTGCTTTGGTACTCGTTTTCAATACCATACGACTAACCATTTATGCCAAGCGAGGGCTTATCAAAGCCATGAAATTAGTTGGGGCGACTAATTCATTTATTCGTCGCCCGTTTGTTGTTGAGGGAGTGATACAGGGATTTATTGCAGGTATTGCCGCTGTAGGAGTGACATACGTTACATTCCAGTATCTGTTACCGGTATATATTCCACAGTTTGGAGTTTTGGAATGGCCCTATGGACGGTGGTATTATTTGTGCGGAGCTATGGTATTGCTGGCAATAATTATGGGCTTCTGGGGAAGTCAGTGGGCAGCCCGCCGATTTATTAAAAAGACTTCTATTTCAGAATAG
- a CDS encoding putative porin: MKIQRIIFILIFCVGLSSSTVAQVNSTDLDSTNIDSTVLQPVGFSDGDLSTGNDTTKESFKVRPWEFHAPLASYLAETDSTLRWQSWPDWTYKLSRDPGVIPYRMGTSLRSNAVQRFAHEPRHQQLYWEGIPMNDPVSGAVNWERIPEHKIGAFYNQDLGTQYRSTYYLKQYYLSKPLSRLIYSESKFSHRNLKFEVSHNLSRRTNVQLSYWDRRTGGEYPNSEVTGRQIFAKVSHHLSENQYLKLNFVNNNFDVGRPFGYSTQDLRLFPFDRFTAVANEPSAKSQEQANTLALTYYQRSADSTEVTDNLHAGIYYKKNARSLNSSTDSTSYAVKSAGIMGKKWWRIGGLSLQASANYQQFFNQTKVNGSLPADDWSLLDTEGRVTLDFTPIIDFKGGVNFKYRSDGFQSYRVNMSSDISVGPLTITPGVSSGTVMPTIQQLYWNSASYQGNPSLKEEKIQEGHAMASLSLGPSAKVGLRAQHKDIIDGLAIVDSSFVNISNYASQSAAVFFEWDPTHFEFDGSVNLHRFTNSLLNSKTSIAMDPAKRVWLKGSAYWKGYMFDRATYVKVGASGMISPFRYQADHYQPQLNIWQPVSNDQRLPFFTNVDIDISARVRSIIFELSWENVFDDVSQLGYFETAQYPMSSRRFIFGVRALFRN, encoded by the coding sequence TTGAAGATACAGCGAATCATATTCATTCTTATTTTTTGTGTAGGTCTGAGTTCTTCTACAGTAGCACAAGTTAATTCCACCGACCTTGATTCCACCAATATTGATAGTACTGTACTACAGCCTGTAGGTTTTTCTGATGGGGATTTAAGTACCGGTAACGACACAACCAAAGAATCATTTAAAGTGAGGCCGTGGGAATTTCATGCTCCGCTGGCAAGCTATCTTGCAGAGACTGACAGCACGCTTCGCTGGCAAAGTTGGCCTGACTGGACCTACAAACTTAGTCGCGATCCGGGTGTTATACCTTACCGAATGGGGACAAGCCTCAGGAGTAATGCCGTACAACGTTTTGCCCATGAACCGCGTCATCAGCAGTTGTACTGGGAGGGTATTCCAATGAACGATCCCGTTTCTGGTGCAGTGAACTGGGAGCGGATTCCAGAACATAAAATTGGGGCTTTTTATAACCAGGATTTAGGAACGCAATATCGTTCTACCTATTACTTAAAACAGTATTATCTTAGTAAACCGCTATCAAGACTTATTTATAGTGAAAGCAAGTTTTCGCACCGTAATTTAAAGTTTGAAGTCAGCCATAACCTTTCTCGACGTACCAATGTGCAGCTTAGCTACTGGGATCGGCGAACAGGAGGTGAATATCCCAACTCTGAGGTAACGGGCCGACAAATTTTTGCGAAAGTGAGCCACCATTTAAGTGAAAACCAGTATCTCAAACTCAATTTTGTCAATAATAATTTTGATGTCGGTCGTCCTTTTGGATATAGCACCCAGGATCTACGGCTTTTTCCCTTTGACCGCTTTACTGCTGTTGCAAACGAACCATCAGCAAAGTCGCAAGAACAAGCAAATACACTTGCACTAACGTATTATCAGCGTAGTGCCGACTCTACCGAAGTGACCGACAATCTACATGCCGGTATCTACTATAAGAAGAACGCTCGCTCGCTTAACAGCTCTACTGATTCAACGAGCTATGCCGTAAAATCGGCAGGTATTATGGGCAAAAAATGGTGGCGGATCGGTGGATTATCATTACAAGCATCGGCTAATTACCAGCAATTTTTTAATCAGACGAAAGTCAATGGAAGTCTGCCGGCTGATGATTGGTCACTGTTGGATACTGAGGGGAGAGTTACGCTCGACTTCACACCAATTATTGATTTTAAGGGGGGAGTAAATTTTAAATACCGGAGTGATGGCTTCCAATCTTACCGCGTTAATATGAGTTCCGATATTTCCGTTGGTCCGCTTACGATTACTCCTGGCGTATCCAGTGGAACGGTGATGCCGACTATACAGCAGCTGTATTGGAATTCGGCCTCGTATCAGGGGAACCCATCCTTAAAAGAAGAAAAAATACAGGAGGGTCATGCCATGGCTTCGCTTTCATTAGGACCGAGTGCAAAAGTGGGCTTGAGAGCTCAACATAAAGATATTATTGATGGCCTTGCTATTGTTGATAGCTCATTTGTAAATATTTCGAATTATGCGTCCCAATCGGCTGCAGTGTTTTTCGAGTGGGACCCTACGCATTTTGAATTTGACGGATCGGTAAACCTCCATCGATTTACCAATAGCTTGCTCAATTCGAAGACTTCTATTGCTATGGATCCAGCCAAACGAGTTTGGCTGAAGGGGAGTGCTTATTGGAAAGGATATATGTTTGATCGGGCAACATATGTTAAAGTGGGCGCTTCTGGAATGATTTCTCCTTTTCGTTACCAGGCCGACCATTACCAGCCCCAGCTTAACATCTGGCAACCGGTAAGTAACGATCAGCGGCTGCCGTTTTTTACGAATGTTGATATTGATATTTCGGCCCGCGTTCGTTCTATCATTTTTGAATTAAGCTGGGAAAATGTATTTGATGATGTTAGTCAACTCGGCTACTTTGAAACTGCACAATATCCGATGTCTAGCCGGAGGTTTATTTTTGGCGTCCGCGCTCTTTTTAGAAATTAA